Proteins encoded within one genomic window of Triticum aestivum cultivar Chinese Spring chromosome 2D, IWGSC CS RefSeq v2.1, whole genome shotgun sequence:
- the LOC123053703 gene encoding thiosulfate/3-mercaptopyruvate sulfurtransferase 1, mitochondrial isoform X2 encodes MVAAPSPALTAADARQAAARKKEEDDEEVVCFICFDGGDLVVCDWSQCRRRLQAAESRSFQPLPHMLPSQKAFYAAVSSLGIYSKAVYDGKGLFSAARVWWMFRAYGHDKVWVLDGGLPQWRASGYGVESSASSDAILKASVASEAIEKVYQGSRTWIEEIILN; translated from the exons AtggtcgccgccccctcccccgcccTAACCGCCGCGGACGCGAGGCAGGCCGCggcgaggaagaaggaggaggacgacgaggaggtcgTCTGCTTCATCTGCTTCGACGGTGGAGACCTCGTCGTCTGCGATTGGAG TCAGTGCCGCCGCCGTCTCCAAGCTGCAGAGTCCCGTTCCTTTCAGCCC TTGCCACACATGCTGCCATCTCAAAAAGCATTTTATGCTGCTGTATCTTCCCTTGGCATCTACAGCAAAGCTGTTTACGATGGAAAGGGGCTATTTAGCGCCGCTCGTGTTTGGTG GATGTTTCGTGCTTATGGACATGACAAAGTCTGGGTTTTGGATGGAGGTTTGCCCCAGTGGCGTGCTTCTGGGTATGGCGTGGAATCAAGTGCCTCCAGCGATGCTATCTTAAAAGCTAGTGTTGCTAGTGAAGCAATCGAGAAGGTTTACCAGGG
- the LOC123053703 gene encoding thiosulfate sulfurtransferase isoform X1 yields the protein MVAAPSPALTAADARQAAARKKEEDDEEVVCFICFDGGDLVVCDWRCDAAVRDFFHAWMVIERAPPDCSQCRRRLQAAESRSFQPLPHMLPSQKAFYAAVSSLGIYSKAVYDGKGLFSAARVWWMFRAYGHDKVWVLDGGLPQWRASGYGVESSASSDAILKASVASEAIEKVYQGSRTWIEEIILN from the exons AtggtcgccgccccctcccccgcccTAACCGCCGCGGACGCGAGGCAGGCCGCggcgaggaagaaggaggaggacgacgaggaggtcgTCTGCTTCATCTGCTTCGACGGTGGAGACCTCGTCGTCTGCGATTGGAGGTGCGACGCCGCAGTGCGCGACTTCTTCCACGCCTGGATGGTCATTGAGCGCGCCCCTCCTGATTGCAGTCAGTGCCGCCGCCGTCTCCAAGCTGCAGAGTCCCGTTCCTTTCAGCCC TTGCCACACATGCTGCCATCTCAAAAAGCATTTTATGCTGCTGTATCTTCCCTTGGCATCTACAGCAAAGCTGTTTACGATGGAAAGGGGCTATTTAGCGCCGCTCGTGTTTGGTG GATGTTTCGTGCTTATGGACATGACAAAGTCTGGGTTTTGGATGGAGGTTTGCCCCAGTGGCGTGCTTCTGGGTATGGCGTGGAATCAAGTGCCTCCAGCGATGCTATCTTAAAAGCTAGTGTTGCTAGTGAAGCAATCGAGAAGGTTTACCAGGG